A genomic region of Xanthomonas campestris pv. phormiicola contains the following coding sequences:
- a CDS encoding chemotaxis protein CheA — MSAVPDDIAADFIIEAQEILDRLGEQLVSLEQAPEDSAQLNAVFRGFHTLKGGAGFLAITPMVELCHAAEDTLGQARAGQATLQARHFDAAQQSLDYLQSMLDAFGSGSEPPRAPQQLIAQFATSGEETAAPSGPGSRVPGPGKSAAPAAAGSADSDLISDDEFEALLDNLHGAAPSAGAQLSRVPSPQSRVPAAPAAPKAAAAPGKAAEPEHTVRVDTKRLDAIVNLIGELVLSRNRLKTLRVRLRDEELDRAVSSLDIATARLQSAVMRTRMQPVGKVFSRFPKVARDVARSLNKEVELELIGADTELDRNLVEALADPLVHLVRNAIDHGIEAPALREATGKPRGGHVRLSAQQEGDYVSIEVQDDGAGIDPERLRAKAREKGLIDPEAAARLTTEECLHLVFLPGFSTKSEVTDISGRGVGMDVVQSRIRELSGQIQIQSELGRGSRFLIRVPLTLAILPTLLVQAGDTVYALPLARVVEVLHAPRRALGWFDGRAVLDRQSHTLPLVDLRKWLNIEAPELPLLTVVVLQAGESRMGLVVDQVRGREEVVIKPLPRALRGLPGYAGATLIGDGRLALILDVDGLKN, encoded by the coding sequence ATGAGCGCCGTTCCCGACGACATCGCTGCCGACTTCATCATCGAGGCCCAGGAAATCCTGGACCGGCTCGGCGAGCAGCTGGTGTCACTGGAACAGGCGCCCGAGGACAGCGCGCAGCTCAACGCGGTGTTCCGCGGCTTCCACACGCTCAAGGGCGGCGCCGGGTTCCTGGCGATCACGCCCATGGTCGAGCTGTGCCACGCCGCCGAGGACACCCTGGGCCAGGCCCGCGCCGGCCAGGCCACGCTGCAGGCGCGGCACTTCGACGCCGCGCAGCAGTCGCTGGACTACCTGCAGTCGATGCTCGACGCGTTCGGCAGCGGCAGCGAACCGCCGCGCGCGCCGCAGCAGCTGATCGCGCAGTTCGCCACCAGCGGCGAAGAAACCGCCGCGCCGTCGGGACCCGGGTCCCGGGTCCCGGGTCCCGGCAAAAGCGCGGCGCCTGCAGCGGCCGGTTCCGCCGATTCCGACCTGATCAGCGACGACGAGTTCGAGGCGCTGCTGGACAACTTGCATGGTGCCGCTCCCAGCGCCGGCGCTCAGCTTTCCCGAGTCCCGAGTCCCCAGTCCCGAGTCCCGGCGGCGCCAGCCGCGCCGAAGGCGGCCGCTGCGCCCGGCAAGGCCGCCGAACCCGAGCACACCGTGCGCGTGGACACCAAGCGCCTGGACGCGATCGTCAACCTGATCGGCGAACTGGTGCTGTCGCGCAACCGGCTCAAGACCCTGCGCGTGCGCCTGCGCGACGAAGAACTGGACCGCGCGGTCAGCAGCCTGGACATCGCCACCGCGCGCCTGCAGTCGGCGGTGATGCGCACCCGCATGCAGCCGGTGGGCAAGGTGTTCTCGCGCTTCCCGAAGGTGGCACGCGACGTCGCCCGCTCCCTGAACAAGGAAGTGGAGCTGGAACTGATCGGCGCCGACACCGAGCTGGACCGCAACCTGGTCGAGGCGCTGGCCGATCCGCTGGTGCACCTGGTGCGCAACGCCATCGACCACGGCATCGAGGCGCCGGCGCTGCGCGAGGCCACCGGCAAACCGCGCGGCGGCCACGTGCGCCTGTCGGCGCAGCAGGAAGGCGACTACGTCAGCATCGAGGTGCAGGACGACGGCGCCGGCATCGACCCGGAGCGGTTGCGCGCCAAGGCGCGCGAGAAGGGCCTGATCGATCCGGAAGCCGCCGCCCGCCTGACCACCGAGGAATGCCTGCACCTGGTGTTCCTGCCCGGCTTCTCGACCAAGTCCGAAGTCACCGACATCTCCGGCCGCGGCGTCGGCATGGACGTGGTGCAGTCGCGCATCCGCGAGCTCAGCGGGCAGATCCAGATCCAGTCCGAACTGGGCCGCGGCAGCCGCTTCCTGATCCGCGTGCCGCTGACCCTGGCGATCCTGCCGACCCTGCTGGTGCAGGCCGGCGACACCGTCTACGCGTTGCCGCTGGCGCGCGTGGTGGAAGTGCTGCACGCGCCGCGCCGCGCGCTGGGCTGGTTCGACGGCCGCGCCGTGCTCGACCGGCAATCGCACACCTTGCCGCTGGTGGACCTGCGCAAGTGGTTGAACATCGAAGCGCCGGAACTGCCGCTGCTGACCGTGGTGGTGCTGCAGGCCGGCGAATCGCGCATGGGCCTGGTCGTGGACCAGGTCCGCGGCCGCGAGGAAGTGGTGATCAAACCGCTGCCACGCGCACTGCGCGGCCTGCCCGGCTACGCCGGCGCGACCCTGATCGGCGATGGCCGGCTGGCGTTGATCCTGGATGTGGACGGGTTGAAGAACTGA
- the motD gene encoding flagellar motor protein MotD has translation MARKRPHEDHVNHEAWAIPYADLMTLLLAFFVVMYALSTVNEAKYRVMADAMSTAFGGAPRTMAPVQVGEHLMQGQGGARPTPIKSSPALSLPDPNRLPSASPLRSPSALRDEEQLRRAQRQLDGIADRLGAALAPLIQKKLITVRHAGLWIEVEINSDILFGSGSASLDQSARATLAQLAQVLVPVPNGVRVEGYTDNSPIATVQFPSNWELSAARAASVVHLFADQGLQPSRLSMIGYGEFRPRADNASQAGRNANRRVVLVILADAGGPGNGSGTAPVATAGTPTPQDRLTDTAGAAPATPLHSAAAAAGNAGLPRAVPAAIEGVN, from the coding sequence ATGGCCCGCAAGCGTCCCCACGAAGATCACGTCAACCACGAGGCATGGGCCATCCCCTATGCCGACCTGATGACGTTGCTGCTGGCCTTCTTCGTGGTGATGTACGCGCTGTCCACGGTCAACGAGGCCAAGTACCGGGTCATGGCCGATGCGATGAGCACCGCCTTCGGCGGCGCGCCGCGGACGATGGCGCCGGTGCAGGTCGGCGAGCACCTGATGCAGGGCCAGGGCGGCGCGCGCCCGACCCCGATCAAGTCCAGCCCGGCGCTGTCCCTGCCCGACCCGAACCGGCTGCCCTCGGCCTCGCCGCTGCGCTCGCCCAGCGCGCTGCGCGACGAGGAGCAGCTGCGCCGCGCGCAGCGCCAGCTCGACGGCATCGCCGACCGGCTCGGCGCCGCGCTGGCGCCGCTGATCCAGAAGAAGCTGATCACCGTGCGCCATGCCGGACTGTGGATCGAAGTGGAGATCAACAGCGACATCCTGTTCGGCTCCGGCTCCGCGTCGCTGGACCAGAGCGCCCGCGCCACCCTGGCGCAGCTGGCGCAGGTGCTGGTGCCGGTGCCCAACGGCGTGCGCGTGGAGGGCTATACCGACAACAGCCCGATCGCCACCGTGCAGTTCCCGTCCAACTGGGAACTGTCGGCGGCGCGCGCGGCCAGCGTGGTGCATCTGTTCGCCGACCAGGGCCTGCAACCGTCGCGGCTGTCGATGATCGGCTACGGCGAGTTCCGCCCGCGCGCCGACAACGCCAGCCAGGCCGGCCGCAACGCCAACCGCCGCGTGGTGCTGGTGATCCTGGCCGATGCCGGCGGTCCCGGGAACGGCAGCGGCACGGCGCCCGTCGCCACGGCCGGGACGCCGACGCCGCAAGACCGATTGACCGATACCGCCGGCGCCGCGCCGGCGACCCCGCTACATTCCGCCGCGGCGGCTGCCGGCAATGCCGGCCTGCCCCGCGCGGTACCTGCCGCCATTGAAGGAGTGAACTGA
- a CDS encoding RNA polymerase sigma factor FliA: MNAAAHYRAVQRNSANDYIAQHSDLVRRIAHHLAARLPASVEIDDLIQAGMIGLIEASRSYDADQGASFETYASIRIRGSMIDEIRRGDWVPRSVHRRARDAASAVRKIEQSTGRAAAANEVAAAMDMPLPEYLRLMEDAARGQVLSLESRVEDHGELDTIAKGGPNPQQMLERSEFGRELGKAIAQLPEREQLVLSLYYEQELNLKEIGAVLGVSESRVCQIHGQATVRLRGRLKAFEAADAGLEDEE; this comes from the coding sequence ATGAACGCCGCCGCCCACTACCGCGCCGTGCAGCGCAACAGCGCCAACGACTACATCGCCCAGCATTCGGACCTGGTGCGGCGCATCGCCCACCACCTGGCGGCGCGGCTGCCGGCCAGCGTCGAGATCGACGACCTGATCCAGGCCGGCATGATCGGCCTGATCGAGGCCTCGCGCAGCTACGACGCCGACCAGGGCGCCTCGTTCGAGACCTACGCCTCGATCCGCATCCGCGGCTCGATGATCGACGAGATCCGCCGCGGCGACTGGGTACCGCGCTCGGTCCACCGCCGCGCCCGCGACGCCGCCTCGGCGGTGCGCAAGATCGAACAGAGCACCGGCCGCGCCGCCGCCGCCAACGAAGTGGCCGCGGCGATGGACATGCCGCTTCCCGAATACCTGCGATTGATGGAAGATGCCGCGCGCGGCCAGGTGCTGAGCCTGGAATCGCGGGTCGAGGACCACGGCGAACTGGACACCATCGCCAAGGGCGGCCCCAATCCGCAGCAGATGCTGGAGCGCAGCGAGTTCGGGCGCGAACTGGGCAAGGCGATCGCGCAGCTGCCCGAACGCGAGCAGCTGGTGCTGTCGCTGTACTACGAACAGGAATTGAACTTGAAGGAAATCGGCGCGGTGCTCGGTGTCAGCGAGTCGCGCGTCTGCCAGATCCACGGCCAGGCCACGGTACGCTTGCGCGGACGCTTGAAAGCGTTCGAAGCGGCGGACGCCGGCCTGGAAGACGAAGAATAA
- a CDS encoding response regulator yields MSARILVVDDSASMRQMVSFALTSAGFAVEEAEDGQVALGRAQGQRFNAVVTDVNMPNMDGISLIRALRQLPDYKFTPMLMLTTESAADKKSEGKAAGATGWLVKPFNPEQLIATVQKVLG; encoded by the coding sequence ATGAGCGCACGTATCTTGGTGGTGGACGATTCGGCGTCGATGCGCCAGATGGTCTCCTTTGCCCTCACTTCGGCCGGTTTCGCGGTCGAGGAAGCCGAAGACGGCCAGGTCGCCCTCGGCCGCGCCCAGGGCCAGCGCTTCAACGCGGTGGTCACCGACGTCAACATGCCGAACATGGACGGCATCTCGCTGATCCGCGCGCTGCGCCAGCTGCCGGACTACAAGTTCACACCGATGCTGATGCTGACCACCGAGTCGGCGGCGGACAAGAAGTCCGAAGGCAAGGCCGCCGGCGCCACCGGCTGGCTGGTCAAGCCGTTCAACCCCGAACAGCTGATCGCCACCGTCCAGAAAGTCCTGGGCTGA
- a CDS encoding flagellar motor protein: protein MDKLSLIGLLLAIASLVGGSILKGAGVSALWSPAAFVIVIVGTVAAILVHTPPAVFKRAFQIAKWILHPPASDRQALLQQIVEWSNIARRQGLLGLENQAQQQHDPFLRKGLQMLVDGVEPESIRHMLEIDLDGQEHCDLAAAKVFEGMGIYAPTLGIIGAVLGLIAVMKNLADPSKLGHGIAAAFTATIYGIASANLLFLPMASKLKSVIKHSSGEREMIIEGLIAIAQGENPRNIESKLAGFLH, encoded by the coding sequence ATGGACAAACTCAGTCTCATTGGCTTGCTGTTGGCGATCGCCTCGCTGGTCGGCGGCAGCATCCTCAAGGGCGCCGGCGTTTCCGCGCTGTGGTCGCCGGCCGCGTTCGTGATCGTGATCGTCGGCACCGTCGCCGCGATCCTGGTGCATACGCCGCCGGCGGTGTTCAAGCGCGCGTTCCAGATCGCCAAGTGGATCCTGCATCCGCCGGCCAGCGATCGCCAGGCGCTGCTGCAGCAGATCGTGGAGTGGAGCAACATCGCCCGCCGCCAGGGCCTGCTCGGCCTGGAGAACCAGGCGCAGCAGCAGCACGACCCGTTCCTGCGCAAGGGCCTGCAGATGCTGGTCGACGGGGTGGAGCCGGAATCGATCCGGCACATGCTGGAAATCGACCTGGACGGCCAGGAACACTGCGACCTGGCCGCGGCCAAGGTGTTCGAAGGCATGGGCATCTATGCGCCGACGCTGGGCATCATCGGCGCGGTGCTGGGGCTGATCGCGGTGATGAAGAACCTCGCCGACCCGAGCAAGCTCGGCCACGGCATCGCCGCCGCGTTCACCGCCACCATCTACGGCATCGCCTCGGCCAACCTGCTGTTCCTGCCGATGGCCAGCAAGCTCAAGAGCGTGATCAAGCACAGCAGCGGCGAGCGCGAAATGATCATCGAAGGACTCATCGCCATCGCCCAGGGCGAGAACCCGCGCAACATCGAATCGAAGCTGGCCGGCTTCTTGCATTGA
- a CDS encoding chemotaxis protein CheA encodes MSMDLQRFHATFFEESREGLDAMEAGLLSLEEGNRDPEVINSVFRAAHSIKGGAATFGFEAMAGLTHVLETLLDELRSGKRDVEAHAIDAILGSVDVLRALLREAEHGTPADPGAVKAVHDRLQQALNGNAAAAPAATPAANQPAEPEAWQIGFTPAPSLFMSGNDPLRIIRELEHLGPLQVACRTARLPGFSDLDPLEAYLAWDLGLVGKIPRSAIEDTFAWVIDDCELDIRAVPPPSLASAPAPTLAQPPASATAAPAAAVAANAPAGNAAAAHEAESSIRVSVDKVDALINLVGELVITQAMLKQVSGDLDPAHAERLFAGLDLLERNTRDLQEAVIGVRMLPVDAVFRRFPRLVRDLSTRLGKQVRLRTIGEGTELDKGLIEKIADPLVHLVRNSIDHGLEMPEARRAAGKDETGTITLAASHQGGHIVIEVSDDGAGLNRDRILAKAAERGLSVPDNPTDAQVWDLIFAPGFSTADAVTDLSGRGVGMDVVRRNIQGLGGEVQLESNAGRGTRVLIRLPLTLAILDGMTVSVAGETLILPLAYVLEALQPQPDDIRSMAGEGRVLRVRGEYLPILSLSDSYGYGRTEQAEPLVVVVEADGQKIALEVDELVGQQQVVVKNIENNYRRIGGISGATILGDGRVALIVDIGGLVRSLRVPQAA; translated from the coding sequence ATGAGCATGGACCTGCAACGTTTCCACGCCACCTTCTTCGAGGAAAGCCGCGAAGGGCTGGACGCGATGGAAGCCGGATTGCTGTCGCTGGAAGAAGGCAACCGCGATCCCGAGGTGATCAACTCGGTGTTCCGCGCCGCGCACTCGATCAAGGGCGGCGCCGCCACCTTCGGCTTCGAGGCGATGGCCGGGTTGACCCACGTGCTGGAGACGCTGCTCGACGAGCTGCGCTCGGGCAAGCGCGACGTCGAAGCGCACGCGATCGATGCGATCCTGGGCTCGGTGGACGTGCTGCGCGCACTGCTGCGCGAAGCCGAGCACGGCACCCCGGCCGATCCGGGCGCGGTCAAGGCCGTGCACGACCGCCTGCAGCAGGCCCTCAACGGCAATGCCGCCGCCGCGCCCGCCGCGACCCCGGCCGCCAACCAGCCGGCCGAACCGGAAGCCTGGCAGATCGGCTTCACCCCGGCGCCGTCGCTGTTCATGAGCGGCAACGACCCGCTGCGCATCATCCGCGAACTCGAACACCTCGGCCCGCTGCAGGTCGCCTGCCGCACCGCGCGCCTGCCCGGCTTCAGCGACCTCGACCCGCTCGAGGCCTATCTGGCCTGGGACCTGGGCCTGGTCGGCAAGATCCCGCGCAGCGCGATCGAAGACACCTTCGCCTGGGTGATCGACGACTGCGAACTGGACATCCGCGCGGTGCCGCCGCCGAGCCTGGCCAGCGCGCCCGCCCCCACCCTGGCGCAGCCGCCGGCCAGCGCCACCGCCGCGCCGGCCGCCGCCGTGGCCGCCAATGCGCCGGCCGGCAACGCCGCCGCCGCGCACGAGGCGGAAAGCTCGATCCGGGTCAGCGTCGACAAGGTCGATGCGCTGATCAACCTGGTCGGCGAACTGGTCATCACCCAGGCCATGCTCAAGCAGGTCTCCGGCGATCTCGACCCGGCCCACGCCGAACGCCTGTTCGCCGGCCTGGACCTGCTCGAACGCAATACCCGCGACCTGCAGGAAGCGGTGATCGGCGTGCGCATGCTGCCGGTGGACGCGGTGTTCCGCCGCTTCCCGCGCCTGGTCCGCGACCTGTCCACCCGCCTCGGCAAGCAGGTGCGGCTGCGCACCATCGGCGAAGGCACCGAGCTGGACAAGGGCCTGATCGAGAAGATCGCCGATCCGCTGGTGCACCTGGTGCGCAATTCGATCGACCACGGCCTGGAAATGCCGGAAGCGCGCCGCGCCGCCGGCAAGGACGAGACCGGCACCATCACCCTGGCCGCCTCGCACCAGGGCGGGCACATCGTCATCGAAGTCAGCGACGACGGCGCCGGCCTCAACCGCGACCGCATCCTGGCCAAGGCCGCCGAACGCGGCCTGAGCGTGCCGGACAACCCGACCGACGCGCAGGTGTGGGACCTGATCTTCGCCCCCGGCTTCTCCACCGCCGATGCGGTCACCGACCTGTCCGGCCGCGGCGTGGGCATGGACGTGGTCCGCCGCAATATCCAGGGCCTGGGCGGCGAAGTGCAGCTGGAAAGCAATGCCGGCCGCGGCACCCGCGTGCTGATCCGGCTGCCGCTGACCCTGGCGATCCTGGACGGCATGACCGTGTCGGTCGCCGGCGAGACGCTGATCCTGCCGCTGGCCTACGTACTCGAAGCACTGCAGCCGCAGCCCGACGACATCCGCAGCATGGCCGGCGAAGGCCGCGTGTTGCGGGTCCGCGGCGAATACCTGCCGATCCTCTCGCTCAGCGATTCCTACGGCTACGGCCGCACCGAGCAGGCCGAGCCGCTGGTGGTGGTGGTCGAGGCCGACGGCCAGAAGATCGCGCTGGAAGTGGACGAACTGGTCGGCCAGCAGCAGGTGGTGGTCAAGAACATCGAGAACAACTACCGGCGCATCGGCGGCATCTCCGGCGCCACCATCCTCGGCGACGGCCGCGTCGCGCTGATCGTGGACATCGGCGGGCTGGTGCGTTCGCTGCGGGTACCGCAAGCGGCCTGA
- a CDS encoding chemotaxis protein CheW — MNTPGVIDDYLEGLLHDVIAEERDAERQATLAAASAAAAPEPVRAVQAPAPVVPTPEDIAAAVLAEADADPALAGIMSQQALAPRPAGPTPEELAAAVLAEADADPALAGIMSQQALAPRPAGPTPEELAAAVLAEADADPALAGIMSQQALAPRPAGPTPEELAAAVLAEADADPALAGIMSQQALAPRPAGPTPEELAAAVLAEADADPALAGIMSQQARSAAERDADLEVVAAMEMQRAAAPPRDLAAEDDAAAARAVKRPPMAVPPERRVEAERAQAAGSRLPPNLQAFMAPSVPHEASPHQRRAPDRSTRWLRLRCGEQAYALELLKVQEVVLPVPLLALRGTPTAMLGIMNLRGQVVPVIDLGIHLGAAPIEMDMLTRVVVLEENGETLGLRVSAVEDVASLTDQQIEPPDNARICRISNHLFRGVARLGPQPMILLDAEQLLH; from the coding sequence ATGAACACGCCCGGGGTCATCGACGACTATCTGGAAGGCCTGTTGCACGACGTGATCGCCGAAGAGCGCGACGCCGAACGCCAGGCCACGCTCGCCGCGGCCAGCGCCGCTGCGGCGCCGGAGCCGGTGCGCGCGGTCCAGGCACCCGCGCCGGTGGTTCCCACTCCTGAGGACATCGCCGCCGCGGTCCTGGCCGAAGCCGATGCCGACCCGGCCCTGGCCGGGATCATGTCGCAGCAGGCCCTGGCGCCCAGGCCGGCCGGGCCCACCCCGGAGGAACTCGCCGCCGCGGTCCTGGCCGAAGCCGACGCCGACCCGGCCCTGGCCGGGATCATGTCGCAGCAGGCCCTGGCGCCCAGGCCGGCCGGCCCCACCCCGGAAGAACTCGCCGCCGCGGTCCTGGCCGAAGCCGACGCCGACCCGGCCCTGGCCGGGATCATGTCGCAGCAGGCCCTGGCGCCCAGGCCGGCCGGCCCCACCCCGGAGGAACTCGCCGCCGCGGTCCTGGCCGAAGCCGACGCCGATCCGGCCCTGGCCGGCATCATGTCGCAGCAGGCCCTGGCACCCAGGCCGGCCGGCCCCACCCCGGAGGAACTCGCCGCCGCGGTCCTGGCCGAAGCCGACGCCGATCCGGCCCTGGCCGGCATCATGTCGCAGCAGGCGCGGTCCGCCGCCGAGCGCGACGCCGATCTCGAGGTGGTCGCGGCGATGGAGATGCAACGCGCCGCCGCGCCGCCGCGCGACCTGGCCGCCGAAGACGATGCCGCCGCCGCGCGTGCGGTCAAGCGCCCGCCGATGGCGGTGCCGCCGGAACGCCGCGTCGAGGCCGAGCGCGCGCAGGCCGCGGGATCACGGCTGCCGCCCAACCTGCAGGCGTTCATGGCGCCGAGCGTGCCCCACGAAGCCTCCCCGCACCAGCGCCGCGCGCCGGACCGCAGCACCCGCTGGCTGCGCCTGCGCTGCGGCGAACAGGCCTATGCGCTGGAACTGCTGAAGGTGCAGGAAGTGGTGCTGCCGGTGCCGCTGCTGGCGCTGCGCGGCACCCCGACGGCGATGCTGGGGATCATGAACCTGCGCGGCCAGGTGGTGCCGGTGATCGACCTGGGCATCCACCTGGGCGCCGCGCCGATCGAGATGGACATGCTGACCCGGGTGGTGGTGCTGGAAGAGAACGGCGAGACCCTGGGCCTGCGCGTGTCCGCGGTCGAGGACGTGGCCAGCCTCACCGACCAGCAGATCGAGCCGCCGGACAACGCCCGCATCTGCCGCATCTCCAACCACCTGTTCCGCGGCGTGGCGCGGTTGGGGCCGCAGCCGATGATCCTGCTCGACGCCGAGCAGCTGCTGCACTGA
- a CDS encoding ParA family protein, protein MRIWAIANQKGGVGKTTTTLALGRGLAMLGHRVLMLDLDPHASLTRAFDVPQDPPPSGVLDLFATPPSDLAALARDSAIERLSYVCGQTALATLERRSANQPGLGLALQQAMARHAGQHDYILLDCPPTLGLLMINALAAADRVIIPTQAEPLALHGLASMVRTLDMVERSRRRPLPASILPTLFDKRTRAGNDTLRQMQDSYGERVWEDAIPVDTKICNVKALTVAGVPGDYPGRGLAAYRRALEWLIASDATPMEQAA, encoded by the coding sequence ATGCGCATCTGGGCGATTGCCAACCAGAAGGGTGGCGTGGGCAAGACCACGACCACGCTGGCGCTGGGCCGTGGCCTGGCCATGCTCGGCCACCGTGTGCTGATGCTGGACCTCGATCCGCACGCCTCGCTGACCCGCGCCTTCGACGTGCCGCAGGACCCGCCGCCGAGCGGCGTGCTGGACCTGTTCGCCACGCCGCCGAGCGACCTGGCCGCACTGGCCCGCGACAGCGCCATCGAGCGCCTCAGCTACGTCTGCGGGCAGACCGCGCTGGCCACGCTGGAGCGGCGCAGCGCCAACCAGCCCGGGCTGGGCCTGGCGCTGCAGCAGGCCATGGCGCGGCATGCCGGCCAGCACGACTACATCCTGCTCGATTGCCCGCCGACCCTGGGCCTGCTGATGATCAACGCGCTGGCCGCGGCCGACCGGGTGATCATCCCGACCCAGGCCGAGCCGCTGGCGCTGCACGGCCTGGCCAGCATGGTCCGCACCTTGGACATGGTCGAGCGCTCGCGCCGCCGTCCCCTGCCCGCCTCGATCCTGCCGACCCTGTTCGACAAACGCACCCGCGCCGGCAACGACACCTTGCGGCAGATGCAGGACAGCTACGGCGAGCGGGTCTGGGAAGACGCGATCCCGGTCGACACCAAGATCTGCAACGTCAAGGCGTTGACGGTGGCCGGCGTCCCCGGCGACTACCCCGGCCGCGGCCTGGCCGCCTACCGCCGCGCGCTGGAATGGCTGATCGCCAGCGATGCCACGCCGATGGAGCAGGCCGCATGA
- the cheY gene encoding chemotaxis response regulator CheY: MNKNMRILIVDDFSTMRRIVKNLLGDLGFTNTAEAEDGNSALAALRSAPFEFVVTDWNMPGMTGIDLLRNIRADDKLKHLPVLMVTAEAKREQIIEAAQAGVNGYIIKPFTAQTLQEKLGKIFERMGATA, encoded by the coding sequence GTGAACAAGAACATGCGGATTTTGATCGTGGACGATTTCTCGACGATGCGGCGCATCGTCAAGAATCTGCTCGGCGATCTGGGCTTCACCAACACTGCAGAGGCCGAAGACGGCAACAGTGCGCTGGCGGCACTGCGCTCGGCACCGTTCGAGTTCGTGGTCACCGACTGGAACATGCCCGGCATGACCGGCATCGACCTGCTGCGCAACATCCGCGCCGACGACAAGCTCAAGCACCTGCCGGTGCTGATGGTGACCGCCGAGGCCAAGCGCGAGCAGATCATCGAGGCGGCGCAGGCGGGCGTGAACGGCTACATCATCAAGCCGTTCACCGCGCAGACGCTGCAGGAGAAGCTGGGCAAGATCTTCGAGCGCATGGGAGCGACCGCCTGA
- a CDS encoding protein phosphatase CheZ, whose product MQATAERSALIERLQGALDALEKGDEAGWRKEIDTLAAWRTRPMMQGLSRLARDLGQALGELPVIPSEAGELDDACSRLDHVVEMTEQASHRTLDLAEECRTLADQLRAGGLTGEQGEILDRIRHNLTEMALAQSFQDLTGQIIRRVATIVRRVHEGFGALGLPPKEDKKPDGSLAGPALAGLDRHGVSQNDADDLLSGLGL is encoded by the coding sequence ATGCAAGCCACCGCCGAACGCAGCGCCCTGATCGAACGTCTGCAAGGTGCGCTGGACGCACTGGAAAAAGGCGACGAAGCAGGCTGGCGCAAGGAAATCGACACGCTCGCCGCCTGGCGCACGCGGCCGATGATGCAGGGCCTGAGCCGGCTCGCGCGCGACCTGGGCCAGGCGCTCGGCGAACTGCCGGTCATTCCCAGCGAAGCCGGCGAGCTGGACGACGCCTGCTCGCGCCTGGACCACGTGGTGGAGATGACCGAGCAGGCCAGCCACCGCACCCTGGACCTGGCCGAGGAATGCCGCACGCTGGCCGACCAGCTGCGCGCTGGCGGGCTGACCGGCGAGCAGGGCGAGATCCTCGACAGGATCCGCCACAACCTCACCGAGATGGCCCTGGCGCAGAGCTTCCAGGACCTGACCGGGCAGATCATCCGCCGCGTGGCGACCATCGTGCGCCGCGTGCACGAAGGCTTCGGCGCGCTGGGCCTGCCGCCGAAGGAAGACAAGAAGCCCGACGGCAGCCTGGCCGGCCCGGCGCTGGCCGGGCTGGACCGCCACGGCGTGTCGCAGAACGACGCCGACGACCTGCTGTCCGGACTGGGGCTGTAG
- a CDS encoding STAS domain-containing protein: protein MSTVTLGEDLGIETSADLKQRLTPFLASDDELRLDAGEVRRIHTASVQVLCAFVDARRQDGKRTVFEACNDTFRDAARLLGVSASLGLPATPDNLKSVENAA, encoded by the coding sequence ATGAGCACAGTCACCCTTGGCGAAGATCTCGGCATCGAGACCAGCGCCGACCTGAAACAACGGCTGACCCCGTTCCTGGCGTCGGACGACGAGTTGCGACTGGACGCCGGCGAGGTCCGCCGCATCCATACCGCCTCCGTGCAGGTGCTGTGCGCATTCGTCGATGCACGTCGCCAGGACGGCAAACGCACCGTGTTCGAGGCCTGCAACGACACGTTCCGCGACGCGGCACGCCTGCTAGGGGTCAGCGCATCGCTGGGCCTTCCTGCAACCCCTGACAACCTGAAATCTGTGGAGAACGCCGCATGA